The Bombus vancouverensis nearcticus chromosome 2, iyBomVanc1_principal, whole genome shotgun sequence genome window below encodes:
- the LOC117163914 gene encoding dystrobrevin beta isoform X7 — translation MAEDGAGGSGNSSTGEASRLQLLQEMRQQNFDSIRFASYRTACKLRFIQKKVHLHNVDIWNVIEAFRENGLNTLEPSSTLGVSRLETLLSSLFHALNKRVPVSQQAKVDATTALLMNWLLAAYTTGENNKISVFSVKVALATLCAGKLMDKFRYIYSQISDSNGHMIHWRFSDYLKEVLALTAAVYESPSFGYSEGLANSIFPQNSKVTVNDFLDTLMSDPGPHCLIWLPLYHRMAAVETVAHPVMCDACHKENFTGFRYRCQKCHSYQLCQDCFWRGKVSGTHNNDHETREYSSFKSPSKQIGHSLRKSFRCVPEKGKNSLPRFPEQPEKTLDLSHIVSRFHGSFRFRIDGQPFYFKEGRAPSDANLASLDASRAQRELISQLEAKNKEIMREIARLRRQQEIEAAGLENPALMSELRALRQRKDELETHLATLQDSRRQLMVQLEGLMKMLKNHQASPRSTPNSSPRSTKSPPLPPGAVPSSRSAPPTPGGPLSTTPQQQQQQQQSQSQQQMSQSYQSPVPTTSVASVTNNTMLGTIQNPIPDNLSCVGGDVRSAFRTNSLPGSGSSSANNSLGRSLRNDLLVAADSVTNAMSTLVRELNSDSDQEDHSHNSGRINIRKPLDFEAGEDGDDSSGGGNSWREELQRRYQQENDFLAELRARNVNISQTPSATPSSEQEQERGEREEADGEKEDENESNWTEPAKKWVNR, via the exons ATGGCGGAGGATGGCGCCGGAGGGTCGGGAAATAGCAGCACCGGGGAGGCAAGCCGGTTGCAGCTGTTGCAAGAAATGCGGCAGCAAAATTTTGATAGCATTCGATTTGCGTCGTACCGCACTGCATGCAAATTGCGATTTATTCAGAAGAAAGTTCACT TACATAACGTGGATATATGGAATGTAATCGAAGCATTTCGGGAAAACGGTTTAAACACTTTGGAACCATCCAGCACATTGGGAGTTTCGAGGCTGGAAACTTTATTGTCTTCCTTATTCCATGCCCTTAATAAACGAGTGCCTGTTTCGCAACAAGCCAAAGTCGATGCTACAACCGCTCTGTTGATGAACTGGTTACTTGCTGCCTATACTACAGG GGAAAACAATAAGATATCCGTTTTCTCCGTGAAAGTAGCGTTAGCTACGTTATGTGCTGGGAAACTAATGGACAAATTTCGAT ATATATACTCACAAATATCGGATAGCAATGGTCACATGATACACTGGAGATTCTCTGACTATTTGAAGGAAGTTCTAGCGTTAACGGCTGCTGTTTACGAATCGCCTTCTTTTGGATACTCCGAGGGTCTTGCCAATTCAATATTTCCCCAA AATTCGAAAGTCACGGTTAACGATTTTTTGGATACGCTTATGTCTGATCCAGGACCACACTGTTTAATCTGGCTTCCATTGTACCATAGAATGGCTGCTGTTGAAACAG TGGCCCATCCTGTCATGTGTGACGCGTGTCACAAAGAGAACTTCACCGGCTTCCGATACAGATGTCAGAAATGTCACTCGTACCAGCTCTGTCAAGATTGTTTTTGGCGCGGTAAAGTTTCTGGGACACATAATAACGATCATGAAACAAGGGAGTACAGTAGTTTT AAATCACCGAGCAAACAGATTGGTCATTCCTTACGAAAGAGCTTCAGATGCGTACCTGAAAAGGGGAAGAACAGTTTACCGAGATTTCCGGAACAACCTGAGAAGACGTTAGATTTATCACACATAGT ATCCAGGTTTCATGGCTCCTTTCGATTCCGGATCGATGGACAGCCGTTCTACTTTAAGGAG GGTAGGGCACCATCTGATGCTAATTTGGCGTCATTAGATGCCTCGAGAGCACAACGCGAACTTATATCGCAGTTAGAGGCAAAGAACAAGGAAATAATGCGCGAGATTGCAAGGTTAAG GAGACAACAAGAAATAGAAGCGGCTGGTTTGGAAAATCCTGCATTAATGTCTGAACTGAGAGCCTTGAGGCAAAGAAAAGATGAGTTAGAAACTCATTTAGCAACATTGCAAGATTCTAGAAGACAATTAATGGTGCAACTGGAAGGTTTAATGAAAATGTTAAAG aatcACCAGGCATCTCCAAGGTCAACACCAAATAGTTCACCACGAAGTACAAAGTCACCACCTTTACCTCCTGGTGCAGTGCCAAGTAGTAGATCAGCTCCACCAACTCCAGGTGGTCCACTTTCTACAACtccacaacaacaacaacaacagcagcagtcGCAAAGTCAACAACAAATGTCTCAAAGCTACCAGAGTCCCGTTCCAACGACATCAGTGGCGAGTGTAACTAATAATACCATGCTGGGAACAATACAAAATCCTATTCCAGATAACTTATCATGTGTTGGAGGCGACGTAAG GTCTGCGTTCAGGACAAACAGCTTGCCAGGGAGTGGTTCCAGCAGTGCGAATAATAGCTTGGGCCGATCCTTACGAAATGACTTATTGGTAGCTGCTGACAGTGTTACTAATGCCATGTCAACACTCGTGAGGGAATTGAATTCGG ACTCAGACCAGGAGGATCATTCTCACAACTCTGGCCGAATTAACATCAGAAAGCCGTTAG ATTTCGAGGCTGGCGAGGATGGTGATGATAGTAGCGGCGGCGGAAATTCTTGGCGAGAAGAGCTTCAGCGACGCTATCAACAGGAGAATGATTTCTTGGCTGAATTGCGTGCACGCAATGTTAATATCTCGCAAACGCCATCTGCTACCCCATCCAGCGAGCAAGAACAAGAAAGAGGCGAAAGGGAAGAGGCAGATGGAGAGAAGGAGGATGAAAATGAATCTAACTGGACAGAACCAGCAAAAAAATGGGTCAACCGATAA
- the LOC117163914 gene encoding dystrobrevin beta isoform X10, whose translation MAEDGAGGSGNSSTGEASRLQLLQEMRQQNFDSIRFASYRTACKLRFIQKKVHLHNVDIWNVIEAFRENGLNTLEPSSTLGVSRLETLLSSLFHALNKRVPVSQQAKVDATTALLMNWLLAAYTTGENNKISVFSVKVALATLCAGKLMDKFRYIYSQISDSNGHMIHWRFSDYLKEVLALTAAVYESPSFGYSEGLANSIFPQNSKVTVNDFLDTLMSDPGPHCLIWLPLYHRMAAVETVAHPVMCDACHKENFTGFRYRCQKCHSYQLCQDCFWRGKVSGTHNNDHETREYSSFKSPSKQIGHSLRKSFRCVPEKGKNSLPRFPEQPEKTLDLSHIVPPSPLPSHNGFPDPGFMAPFDSGSMDSRSTLRSMDSSRLDDEHKLIARYAQRLAQEARTMPRAASRMSQADQAGRAPSDANLASLDASRAQRELISQLEAKNKEIMREIARLRRQQEIEAAGLENPALMSELRALRQRKDELETHLATLQDSRRQLMVQLEGLMKMLKNHQASPRSTPNSSPRSTKSPPLPPGAVPSSRSAPPTPGGPLSTTPQQQQQQQQSQSQQQMSQSYQSPVPTTSVASVTNNTMLGTIQNPIPDNLSCVGGDVRFRGWRGW comes from the exons ATGGCGGAGGATGGCGCCGGAGGGTCGGGAAATAGCAGCACCGGGGAGGCAAGCCGGTTGCAGCTGTTGCAAGAAATGCGGCAGCAAAATTTTGATAGCATTCGATTTGCGTCGTACCGCACTGCATGCAAATTGCGATTTATTCAGAAGAAAGTTCACT TACATAACGTGGATATATGGAATGTAATCGAAGCATTTCGGGAAAACGGTTTAAACACTTTGGAACCATCCAGCACATTGGGAGTTTCGAGGCTGGAAACTTTATTGTCTTCCTTATTCCATGCCCTTAATAAACGAGTGCCTGTTTCGCAACAAGCCAAAGTCGATGCTACAACCGCTCTGTTGATGAACTGGTTACTTGCTGCCTATACTACAGG GGAAAACAATAAGATATCCGTTTTCTCCGTGAAAGTAGCGTTAGCTACGTTATGTGCTGGGAAACTAATGGACAAATTTCGAT ATATATACTCACAAATATCGGATAGCAATGGTCACATGATACACTGGAGATTCTCTGACTATTTGAAGGAAGTTCTAGCGTTAACGGCTGCTGTTTACGAATCGCCTTCTTTTGGATACTCCGAGGGTCTTGCCAATTCAATATTTCCCCAA AATTCGAAAGTCACGGTTAACGATTTTTTGGATACGCTTATGTCTGATCCAGGACCACACTGTTTAATCTGGCTTCCATTGTACCATAGAATGGCTGCTGTTGAAACAG TGGCCCATCCTGTCATGTGTGACGCGTGTCACAAAGAGAACTTCACCGGCTTCCGATACAGATGTCAGAAATGTCACTCGTACCAGCTCTGTCAAGATTGTTTTTGGCGCGGTAAAGTTTCTGGGACACATAATAACGATCATGAAACAAGGGAGTACAGTAGTTTT AAATCACCGAGCAAACAGATTGGTCATTCCTTACGAAAGAGCTTCAGATGCGTACCTGAAAAGGGGAAGAACAGTTTACCGAGATTTCCGGAACAACCTGAGAAGACGTTAGATTTATCACACATAGT CCCGCCATCACCTTTACCATCTCACAACGGTTTTCCAGATCCAGGTTTCATGGCTCCTTTCGATTCCGGATCGATGGACAGCCGTTCTACTTTAAGGAG TATGGATAGTTCAAGACTGGATGATGaacataaattaatagcacGATACGCACAAAGGTTGGCTCAGGAAGCTAGGACTATG CCTCGTGCCGCATCCAGAATGTCGCAAGCTGACCAAGCA GGTAGGGCACCATCTGATGCTAATTTGGCGTCATTAGATGCCTCGAGAGCACAACGCGAACTTATATCGCAGTTAGAGGCAAAGAACAAGGAAATAATGCGCGAGATTGCAAGGTTAAG GAGACAACAAGAAATAGAAGCGGCTGGTTTGGAAAATCCTGCATTAATGTCTGAACTGAGAGCCTTGAGGCAAAGAAAAGATGAGTTAGAAACTCATTTAGCAACATTGCAAGATTCTAGAAGACAATTAATGGTGCAACTGGAAGGTTTAATGAAAATGTTAAAG aatcACCAGGCATCTCCAAGGTCAACACCAAATAGTTCACCACGAAGTACAAAGTCACCACCTTTACCTCCTGGTGCAGTGCCAAGTAGTAGATCAGCTCCACCAACTCCAGGTGGTCCACTTTCTACAACtccacaacaacaacaacaacagcagcagtcGCAAAGTCAACAACAAATGTCTCAAAGCTACCAGAGTCCCGTTCCAACGACATCAGTGGCGAGTGTAACTAATAATACCATGCTGGGAACAATACAAAATCCTATTCCAGATAACTTATCATGTGTTGGAGGCGACGTAAG ATTTCGAGGCTGGCGAGGATGGTGA
- the LOC117163914 gene encoding dystrobrevin beta isoform X1, with product MAEDGAGGSGNSSTGEASRLQLLQEMRQQNFDSIRFASYRTACKLRFIQKKVHLHNVDIWNVIEAFRENGLNTLEPSSTLGVSRLETLLSSLFHALNKRVPVSQQAKVDATTALLMNWLLAAYTTGENNKISVFSVKVALATLCAGKLMDKFRYIYSQISDSNGHMIHWRFSDYLKEVLALTAAVYESPSFGYSEGLANSIFPQNSKVTVNDFLDTLMSDPGPHCLIWLPLYHRMAAVETVAHPVMCDACHKENFTGFRYRCQKCHSYQLCQDCFWRGKVSGTHNNDHETREYSSFKSPSKQIGHSLRKSFRCVPEKGKNSLPRFPEQPEKTLDLSHIVPPSPLPSHNGFPDPGFMAPFDSGSMDSRSTLRSMDSSRLDDEHKLIARYAQRLAQEARTMPRAASRMSQADQAGRAPSDANLASLDASRAQRELISQLEAKNKEIMREIARLRRQQEIEAAGLENPALMSELRALRQRKDELETHLATLQDSRRQLMVQLEGLMKMLKNHQASPRSTPNSSPRSTKSPPLPPGAVPSSRSAPPTPGGPLSTTPQQQQQQQQSQSQQQMSQSYQSPVPTTSVASVTNNTMLGTIQNPIPDNLSCVGGDVRSAFRTNSLPGSGSSSANNSLGRSLRNDLLVAADSVTNAMSTLVRELNSDSDQEDHSHNSGRINIRKPLDFEAGEDGDDSSGGGNSWREELQRRYQQENDFLAELRARNVNISQTPSATPSSEQEQERGEREEADGEKEDENESNWTEPAKKWVNR from the exons ATGGCGGAGGATGGCGCCGGAGGGTCGGGAAATAGCAGCACCGGGGAGGCAAGCCGGTTGCAGCTGTTGCAAGAAATGCGGCAGCAAAATTTTGATAGCATTCGATTTGCGTCGTACCGCACTGCATGCAAATTGCGATTTATTCAGAAGAAAGTTCACT TACATAACGTGGATATATGGAATGTAATCGAAGCATTTCGGGAAAACGGTTTAAACACTTTGGAACCATCCAGCACATTGGGAGTTTCGAGGCTGGAAACTTTATTGTCTTCCTTATTCCATGCCCTTAATAAACGAGTGCCTGTTTCGCAACAAGCCAAAGTCGATGCTACAACCGCTCTGTTGATGAACTGGTTACTTGCTGCCTATACTACAGG GGAAAACAATAAGATATCCGTTTTCTCCGTGAAAGTAGCGTTAGCTACGTTATGTGCTGGGAAACTAATGGACAAATTTCGAT ATATATACTCACAAATATCGGATAGCAATGGTCACATGATACACTGGAGATTCTCTGACTATTTGAAGGAAGTTCTAGCGTTAACGGCTGCTGTTTACGAATCGCCTTCTTTTGGATACTCCGAGGGTCTTGCCAATTCAATATTTCCCCAA AATTCGAAAGTCACGGTTAACGATTTTTTGGATACGCTTATGTCTGATCCAGGACCACACTGTTTAATCTGGCTTCCATTGTACCATAGAATGGCTGCTGTTGAAACAG TGGCCCATCCTGTCATGTGTGACGCGTGTCACAAAGAGAACTTCACCGGCTTCCGATACAGATGTCAGAAATGTCACTCGTACCAGCTCTGTCAAGATTGTTTTTGGCGCGGTAAAGTTTCTGGGACACATAATAACGATCATGAAACAAGGGAGTACAGTAGTTTT AAATCACCGAGCAAACAGATTGGTCATTCCTTACGAAAGAGCTTCAGATGCGTACCTGAAAAGGGGAAGAACAGTTTACCGAGATTTCCGGAACAACCTGAGAAGACGTTAGATTTATCACACATAGT CCCGCCATCACCTTTACCATCTCACAACGGTTTTCCAGATCCAGGTTTCATGGCTCCTTTCGATTCCGGATCGATGGACAGCCGTTCTACTTTAAGGAG TATGGATAGTTCAAGACTGGATGATGaacataaattaatagcacGATACGCACAAAGGTTGGCTCAGGAAGCTAGGACTATG CCTCGTGCCGCATCCAGAATGTCGCAAGCTGACCAAGCA GGTAGGGCACCATCTGATGCTAATTTGGCGTCATTAGATGCCTCGAGAGCACAACGCGAACTTATATCGCAGTTAGAGGCAAAGAACAAGGAAATAATGCGCGAGATTGCAAGGTTAAG GAGACAACAAGAAATAGAAGCGGCTGGTTTGGAAAATCCTGCATTAATGTCTGAACTGAGAGCCTTGAGGCAAAGAAAAGATGAGTTAGAAACTCATTTAGCAACATTGCAAGATTCTAGAAGACAATTAATGGTGCAACTGGAAGGTTTAATGAAAATGTTAAAG aatcACCAGGCATCTCCAAGGTCAACACCAAATAGTTCACCACGAAGTACAAAGTCACCACCTTTACCTCCTGGTGCAGTGCCAAGTAGTAGATCAGCTCCACCAACTCCAGGTGGTCCACTTTCTACAACtccacaacaacaacaacaacagcagcagtcGCAAAGTCAACAACAAATGTCTCAAAGCTACCAGAGTCCCGTTCCAACGACATCAGTGGCGAGTGTAACTAATAATACCATGCTGGGAACAATACAAAATCCTATTCCAGATAACTTATCATGTGTTGGAGGCGACGTAAG GTCTGCGTTCAGGACAAACAGCTTGCCAGGGAGTGGTTCCAGCAGTGCGAATAATAGCTTGGGCCGATCCTTACGAAATGACTTATTGGTAGCTGCTGACAGTGTTACTAATGCCATGTCAACACTCGTGAGGGAATTGAATTCGG ACTCAGACCAGGAGGATCATTCTCACAACTCTGGCCGAATTAACATCAGAAAGCCGTTAG ATTTCGAGGCTGGCGAGGATGGTGATGATAGTAGCGGCGGCGGAAATTCTTGGCGAGAAGAGCTTCAGCGACGCTATCAACAGGAGAATGATTTCTTGGCTGAATTGCGTGCACGCAATGTTAATATCTCGCAAACGCCATCTGCTACCCCATCCAGCGAGCAAGAACAAGAAAGAGGCGAAAGGGAAGAGGCAGATGGAGAGAAGGAGGATGAAAATGAATCTAACTGGACAGAACCAGCAAAAAAATGGGTCAACCGATAA
- the LOC117163914 gene encoding dystrobrevin beta isoform X8 — MAEDGAGGSGNSSTGEASRLQLLQEMRQQNFDSIRFASYRTACKLRFIQKKVHLHNVDIWNVIEAFRENGLNTLEPSSTLGVSRLETLLSSLFHALNKRVPVSQQAKVDATTALLMNWLLAAYTTGENNKISVFSVKVALATLCAGKLMDKFRYIYSQISDSNGHMIHWRFSDYLKEVLALTAAVYESPSFGYSEGLANSIFPQNSKVTVNDFLDTLMSDPGPHCLIWLPLYHRMAAVETVAHPVMCDACHKENFTGFRYRCQKCHSYQLCQDCFWRGKVSGTHNNDHETREYSSFKSPSKQIGHSLRKSFRCVPEKGKNSLPRFPEQPEKTLDLSHIVSRFHGSFRFRIDGQPFYFKEGRAPSDANLASLDASRAQRELISQLEAKNKEIMREIARRQQEIEAAGLENPALMSELRALRQRKDELETHLATLQDSRRQLMVQLEGLMKMLKNHQASPRSTPNSSPRSTKSPPLPPGAVPSSRSAPPTPGGPLSTTPQQQQQQQQSQSQQQMSQSYQSPVPTTSVASVTNNTMLGTIQNPIPDNLSCVGGDVRSAFRTNSLPGSGSSSANNSLGRSLRNDLLVAADSVTNAMSTLVRELNSDSDQEDHSHNSGRINIRKPLDFEAGEDGDDSSGGGNSWREELQRRYQQENDFLAELRARNVNISQTPSATPSSEQEQERGEREEADGEKEDENESNWTEPAKKWVNR; from the exons ATGGCGGAGGATGGCGCCGGAGGGTCGGGAAATAGCAGCACCGGGGAGGCAAGCCGGTTGCAGCTGTTGCAAGAAATGCGGCAGCAAAATTTTGATAGCATTCGATTTGCGTCGTACCGCACTGCATGCAAATTGCGATTTATTCAGAAGAAAGTTCACT TACATAACGTGGATATATGGAATGTAATCGAAGCATTTCGGGAAAACGGTTTAAACACTTTGGAACCATCCAGCACATTGGGAGTTTCGAGGCTGGAAACTTTATTGTCTTCCTTATTCCATGCCCTTAATAAACGAGTGCCTGTTTCGCAACAAGCCAAAGTCGATGCTACAACCGCTCTGTTGATGAACTGGTTACTTGCTGCCTATACTACAGG GGAAAACAATAAGATATCCGTTTTCTCCGTGAAAGTAGCGTTAGCTACGTTATGTGCTGGGAAACTAATGGACAAATTTCGAT ATATATACTCACAAATATCGGATAGCAATGGTCACATGATACACTGGAGATTCTCTGACTATTTGAAGGAAGTTCTAGCGTTAACGGCTGCTGTTTACGAATCGCCTTCTTTTGGATACTCCGAGGGTCTTGCCAATTCAATATTTCCCCAA AATTCGAAAGTCACGGTTAACGATTTTTTGGATACGCTTATGTCTGATCCAGGACCACACTGTTTAATCTGGCTTCCATTGTACCATAGAATGGCTGCTGTTGAAACAG TGGCCCATCCTGTCATGTGTGACGCGTGTCACAAAGAGAACTTCACCGGCTTCCGATACAGATGTCAGAAATGTCACTCGTACCAGCTCTGTCAAGATTGTTTTTGGCGCGGTAAAGTTTCTGGGACACATAATAACGATCATGAAACAAGGGAGTACAGTAGTTTT AAATCACCGAGCAAACAGATTGGTCATTCCTTACGAAAGAGCTTCAGATGCGTACCTGAAAAGGGGAAGAACAGTTTACCGAGATTTCCGGAACAACCTGAGAAGACGTTAGATTTATCACACATAGT ATCCAGGTTTCATGGCTCCTTTCGATTCCGGATCGATGGACAGCCGTTCTACTTTAAGGAG GGTAGGGCACCATCTGATGCTAATTTGGCGTCATTAGATGCCTCGAGAGCACAACGCGAACTTATATCGCAGTTAGAGGCAAAGAACAAGGAAATAATGCGCGAGATTGCAAG GAGACAACAAGAAATAGAAGCGGCTGGTTTGGAAAATCCTGCATTAATGTCTGAACTGAGAGCCTTGAGGCAAAGAAAAGATGAGTTAGAAACTCATTTAGCAACATTGCAAGATTCTAGAAGACAATTAATGGTGCAACTGGAAGGTTTAATGAAAATGTTAAAG aatcACCAGGCATCTCCAAGGTCAACACCAAATAGTTCACCACGAAGTACAAAGTCACCACCTTTACCTCCTGGTGCAGTGCCAAGTAGTAGATCAGCTCCACCAACTCCAGGTGGTCCACTTTCTACAACtccacaacaacaacaacaacagcagcagtcGCAAAGTCAACAACAAATGTCTCAAAGCTACCAGAGTCCCGTTCCAACGACATCAGTGGCGAGTGTAACTAATAATACCATGCTGGGAACAATACAAAATCCTATTCCAGATAACTTATCATGTGTTGGAGGCGACGTAAG GTCTGCGTTCAGGACAAACAGCTTGCCAGGGAGTGGTTCCAGCAGTGCGAATAATAGCTTGGGCCGATCCTTACGAAATGACTTATTGGTAGCTGCTGACAGTGTTACTAATGCCATGTCAACACTCGTGAGGGAATTGAATTCGG ACTCAGACCAGGAGGATCATTCTCACAACTCTGGCCGAATTAACATCAGAAAGCCGTTAG ATTTCGAGGCTGGCGAGGATGGTGATGATAGTAGCGGCGGCGGAAATTCTTGGCGAGAAGAGCTTCAGCGACGCTATCAACAGGAGAATGATTTCTTGGCTGAATTGCGTGCACGCAATGTTAATATCTCGCAAACGCCATCTGCTACCCCATCCAGCGAGCAAGAACAAGAAAGAGGCGAAAGGGAAGAGGCAGATGGAGAGAAGGAGGATGAAAATGAATCTAACTGGACAGAACCAGCAAAAAAATGGGTCAACCGATAA
- the LOC117163914 gene encoding dystrobrevin beta isoform X6 translates to MAEDGAGGSGNSSTGEASRLQLLQEMRQQNFDSIRFASYRTACKLRFIQKKVHLHNVDIWNVIEAFRENGLNTLEPSSTLGVSRLETLLSSLFHALNKRVPVSQQAKVDATTALLMNWLLAAYTTGENNKISVFSVKVALATLCAGKLMDKFRYIYSQISDSNGHMIHWRFSDYLKEVLALTAAVYESPSFGYSEGLANSIFPQNSKVTVNDFLDTLMSDPGPHCLIWLPLYHRMAAVETVAHPVMCDACHKENFTGFRYRCQKCHSYQLCQDCFWRGKVSGTHNNDHETREYSSFKSPSKQIGHSLRKSFRCVPEKGKNSLPRFPEQPEKTLDLSHIVPPSPLPSHNGFPDPGFMAPFDSGSMDSRSTLRSMDSSRLDDEHKLIARYAQRLAQEARTMPRAASRMSQADQAGRAPSDANLASLDASRAQRELISQLEAKNKEIMREIARLRRQQEIEAAGLENPALMSELRALRQRKDELETHLATLQDSRRQLMVQLEGLMKMLKNHQASPRSTPNSSPRSTKSPPLPPGAVPSSRSAPPTPGGPLSTTPQQQQQQQQSQSQQQMSQSYQSPVPTTSVASVTNNTMLGTIQNPIPDNLSCVGGDVRSAFRTNSLPGSGSSSANNSLGRSLRNDLLVAADSVTNAMSTLVRELNSDFEAGEDGDDSSGGGNSWREELQRRYQQENDFLAELRARNVNISQTPSATPSSEQEQERGEREEADGEKEDENESNWTEPAKKWVNR, encoded by the exons ATGGCGGAGGATGGCGCCGGAGGGTCGGGAAATAGCAGCACCGGGGAGGCAAGCCGGTTGCAGCTGTTGCAAGAAATGCGGCAGCAAAATTTTGATAGCATTCGATTTGCGTCGTACCGCACTGCATGCAAATTGCGATTTATTCAGAAGAAAGTTCACT TACATAACGTGGATATATGGAATGTAATCGAAGCATTTCGGGAAAACGGTTTAAACACTTTGGAACCATCCAGCACATTGGGAGTTTCGAGGCTGGAAACTTTATTGTCTTCCTTATTCCATGCCCTTAATAAACGAGTGCCTGTTTCGCAACAAGCCAAAGTCGATGCTACAACCGCTCTGTTGATGAACTGGTTACTTGCTGCCTATACTACAGG GGAAAACAATAAGATATCCGTTTTCTCCGTGAAAGTAGCGTTAGCTACGTTATGTGCTGGGAAACTAATGGACAAATTTCGAT ATATATACTCACAAATATCGGATAGCAATGGTCACATGATACACTGGAGATTCTCTGACTATTTGAAGGAAGTTCTAGCGTTAACGGCTGCTGTTTACGAATCGCCTTCTTTTGGATACTCCGAGGGTCTTGCCAATTCAATATTTCCCCAA AATTCGAAAGTCACGGTTAACGATTTTTTGGATACGCTTATGTCTGATCCAGGACCACACTGTTTAATCTGGCTTCCATTGTACCATAGAATGGCTGCTGTTGAAACAG TGGCCCATCCTGTCATGTGTGACGCGTGTCACAAAGAGAACTTCACCGGCTTCCGATACAGATGTCAGAAATGTCACTCGTACCAGCTCTGTCAAGATTGTTTTTGGCGCGGTAAAGTTTCTGGGACACATAATAACGATCATGAAACAAGGGAGTACAGTAGTTTT AAATCACCGAGCAAACAGATTGGTCATTCCTTACGAAAGAGCTTCAGATGCGTACCTGAAAAGGGGAAGAACAGTTTACCGAGATTTCCGGAACAACCTGAGAAGACGTTAGATTTATCACACATAGT CCCGCCATCACCTTTACCATCTCACAACGGTTTTCCAGATCCAGGTTTCATGGCTCCTTTCGATTCCGGATCGATGGACAGCCGTTCTACTTTAAGGAG TATGGATAGTTCAAGACTGGATGATGaacataaattaatagcacGATACGCACAAAGGTTGGCTCAGGAAGCTAGGACTATG CCTCGTGCCGCATCCAGAATGTCGCAAGCTGACCAAGCA GGTAGGGCACCATCTGATGCTAATTTGGCGTCATTAGATGCCTCGAGAGCACAACGCGAACTTATATCGCAGTTAGAGGCAAAGAACAAGGAAATAATGCGCGAGATTGCAAGGTTAAG GAGACAACAAGAAATAGAAGCGGCTGGTTTGGAAAATCCTGCATTAATGTCTGAACTGAGAGCCTTGAGGCAAAGAAAAGATGAGTTAGAAACTCATTTAGCAACATTGCAAGATTCTAGAAGACAATTAATGGTGCAACTGGAAGGTTTAATGAAAATGTTAAAG aatcACCAGGCATCTCCAAGGTCAACACCAAATAGTTCACCACGAAGTACAAAGTCACCACCTTTACCTCCTGGTGCAGTGCCAAGTAGTAGATCAGCTCCACCAACTCCAGGTGGTCCACTTTCTACAACtccacaacaacaacaacaacagcagcagtcGCAAAGTCAACAACAAATGTCTCAAAGCTACCAGAGTCCCGTTCCAACGACATCAGTGGCGAGTGTAACTAATAATACCATGCTGGGAACAATACAAAATCCTATTCCAGATAACTTATCATGTGTTGGAGGCGACGTAAG GTCTGCGTTCAGGACAAACAGCTTGCCAGGGAGTGGTTCCAGCAGTGCGAATAATAGCTTGGGCCGATCCTTACGAAATGACTTATTGGTAGCTGCTGACAGTGTTACTAATGCCATGTCAACACTCGTGAGGGAATTGAATTCGG ATTTCGAGGCTGGCGAGGATGGTGATGATAGTAGCGGCGGCGGAAATTCTTGGCGAGAAGAGCTTCAGCGACGCTATCAACAGGAGAATGATTTCTTGGCTGAATTGCGTGCACGCAATGTTAATATCTCGCAAACGCCATCTGCTACCCCATCCAGCGAGCAAGAACAAGAAAGAGGCGAAAGGGAAGAGGCAGATGGAGAGAAGGAGGATGAAAATGAATCTAACTGGACAGAACCAGCAAAAAAATGGGTCAACCGATAA